The window GGCGAAGTTGCCCGCCGTCGGCGCACCGCGCCCGGCCTTCTGCATCTCGTCCTGCAGCTCCCGGGAGACCTGCTGGCGCAACGCCAGGCCGTCGCTGACCGGCGCCGCGAGCGAAGTGCCCTTGTACATCGAGGCTAGAATGTTCGACTGCCGCTCATCGAACACCGGTTTCGATACCCCGCGCAGCGACAGGTTGGGGATATCCCGCCCTCCCTGGAAGCTCAACGGCAGCGCATCGGTGAAAGCAATCGGCGAGCTGCCGGAAACCGCACCGGCCAGGCGGGCGAGGAAGCCCGAGCCGTAGTGACCACGTTGCGCGCCGGGCTGACCGGCCTCGATATTGTCCTGGGTCTCGAAATGGCTGCGGGACAGGTCGTCGGTGCCGGCAAAGGGGATGAAAGCGATTTGCTTGCGCTGCCACAACGGATACAGCGAATCGCGCAGGGCCGGGTTCAACCCCCAGTGGGCATCCAGGGCAATGGCGCTGTCGGCGTTGTGCGTATCAGGCCGGGCAATCGCCAGGCTTGGCCGTGATTCGTAGTAGAAGTCGCTGCCATAGGGCACCAAGAGGTTGTTGCAGTCGTAGCCGCCACGCAGGAACACCATCAGGAAACGCGGCGCCGACACGGGTGCGGCGAACAGCCGTGTGGAAAACGACAGGCCCGGCAGGGTCACCGCAGTGGCTGCGCAGCCCAGCAGAAAATCTCGACGATTCATCATGGCACCCTAGCGATTGTTGAAGTCGGGTGAAGACAGCAGGAAGGTATTCCACTCCTGCGGCGACCGGGCCTGGTTCAGCGCTCCGAGGGTAGCCGCCGACAGGTGTGGCTCAATGGCGTCGTAGTACAGCGGCGTGGTGATCAGCGGGAAGCCGGCGCCGACAGTCTGGCTGCCCTCGGGCGTGAACAGGCGGTTGTTGCCCGCGCCAATCGCCCGGGCAATCTCGA of the Pseudomonas vanderleydeniana genome contains:
- a CDS encoding DUF1501 domain-containing protein; this encodes MNRRDFLLGCAATAVTLPGLSFSTRLFAAPVSAPRFLMVFLRGGYDCNNLLVPYGSDFYYESRPSLAIARPDTHNADSAIALDAHWGLNPALRDSLYPLWQRKQIAFIPFAGTDDLSRSHFETQDNIEAGQPGAQRGHYGSGFLARLAGAVSGSSPIAFTDALPLSFQGGRDIPNLSLRGVSKPVFDERQSNILASMYKGTSLAAPVSDGLALRQQVSRELQDEMQKAGRGAPTAGNFAGETRRIATLLCDQYRLGFVDVGGWDTHVNQGGAHGQLSNNLANLGQGLAAFAEAMGDQWKNTTVVVASEFGRTFRENGNRGTDHGHGTVYWVLGGSVHGGRIAGEQVAVNAASLLQNRDYPVLNNYRDLLGGLLGRTWGLSAAQLQVVFPGARPNGLQLV